TGGTCACGGCTTCAACGCAGTCCCGGCAAGGAGGCGCCGAGCGGCCAAGAAGCGGACTACATCTTAGGTCCGCTTGCTCAGGCTGGCGACATGATGTCAGAGTCTGGCGACACTGACGTCAGTGAAGACGATTGGATCAGCAACACCGCGTCCGCCTTCATGCCAGCGGACCGCGGACAGGTGGCCGCGGGCGAGAGGTTTGAGTCTGGAAAAGAGTCGCTGGCATGCTCGCAATGCGGGAAGACGTTCTTGTCCAAGTTGAGCCTGAAGTGGCACAAGAAGGTCCACGCTGAGAAACTCTTCAGCTGCATCGTTTGCAGCAAAAGATTCAGGAAGCGCTCGGACTTGGTGGTTCACTTCCGCATCCATTCTGGGGAGAAACCGTACTCCTGCTCGGTGTGCAACGGCAGCTTCGCAAAAAGCAACGCCTTGGTCCAACACATGCGAACGCACACCGGCGCCAAACCGTTCAGCTGCTCCGTCTGTGCCAAGAGTTTCTCTCAGAAGGGTCACATGACCACGCACATGCGCACGCACACCGGCGCCAAACCTTTCTCCTGCACGCTCTGCGGGCGGATGTTCTCCGAGAAGGGCCACCTGACCAGGCACGTGGCGGCGCACTCCGGAGAGAAACCGTTCGCCTGCTCGGTGTGTGGAAAAAGGTTCTCTCAGAAGGGTCA
The DNA window shown above is from Dunckerocampus dactyliophorus isolate RoL2022-P2 chromosome 20, RoL_Ddac_1.1, whole genome shotgun sequence and carries:
- the LOC129173326 gene encoding oocyte zinc finger protein XlCOF6.1-like encodes the protein MDAHLPQCLHPETQLKCEALPSDILKVVVVKEEQQEEPEPPHLKEEEEEADISKFLVKSEEDDEEEADWSRLQRSPGKEAPSGQEADYILGPLAQAGDMMSESGDTDVSEDDWISNTASAFMPADRGQVAAGERFESGKESLACSQCGKTFLSKLSLKWHKKVHAEKLFSCIVCSKRFRKRSDLVVHFRIHSGEKPYSCSVCNGSFAKSNALVQHMRTHTGAKPFSCSVCAKSFSQKGHMTTHMRTHTGAKPFSCTLCGRMFSEKGHLTRHVAAHSGEKPFACSVCGKRFSQKGHMTTHMVAHTGEKPFSCNVCEQRFTWHSQFKRHKCAGGRSAT